The Pseudomonas aeruginosa genome includes the window GCCAGGTAGGCCTTGGCTTCCGGCACGGTGTACTCGCCGAAGTGGAAGATGCTCGCCGCGAGCACCGCGTCGGCCTTGCCCTCGAGGATGCCGGCGGCCAGATGCTCCAGGTTGCCGACGCCGCCGGAAGCGATCACCGGCACGTTCACCGCCTCGCTGATGGCGCGGGTCACGCCCAGGTCGTAACCGCTCTTCACGCCGTCCTGGTCCATGCTGGTCAGGAGAATCTCGCCAGCGCCCAGGTCTTCCATCTTCTTCGCCCAGAGCACGGCATCCAGCCCGGTGGGCTTGCGCCCGCCATGGGTGAAGATTTCCCAGCGCGGCGCCTCGCCCGGGGCGGAAACCTTCTTCGCGTCGATGGCGACCACGATGCACTGCGAGCCGAAGCGGTCGGCGGCCTCGCCGACGAACTCGGGGTTGAACACCGCGGCGGTGTTGATCGAGACCTTGTCCGCGCCGGCATTCAACAGGTTGCGGATGTCCTGCACGCTGCGTACGCCGCCGCCCACGGTCAGCGGAATGAACACCTGGCTAGCCATGCGCTCGACGGTATGCAGGGTGGTGTCGCGCCCGTCGACGCTGGCGGTGATATCGAGGAAGGTGATCTCGTCGGCACCCTGCTCATCGTAGCGGCGAGCGATCTCGACCGGGTCGCCGGCGTCGCGGATGTTCTCGAACTTGACGCCCTTGACCACTCGGCCGTTGTCCACGTCGAGGCAGGGGATGATGCGTTTTGCCAGTGCCATGCGGTTCGCCTCAGGCCTTGAAGTTGTCGCACAGCGCCTGGGCTTCGGCCACGTCCAGGGTGCCTTCGTAGATCGCCCGGCCGGTGATGGCGCCGATGATCCCCGGGGTGCGGGCGTCCAGCAGCTTCTGGATGTCGCCGAGATTGTGGATACCGCCGGAGGCGATCACCGGGATCCGCGTGGCATTGGCCAGCGCGGCGGTAGCCTCGACGTTGCAGCCCTGCATCATGCCGTCCTTGGAGATATCCGTGTAGACGATGGCGGACACCCCGTCGGCCTCGAAGCGACGGGCCAGGTCGATCACCTGGACTTCGCTGACCTCGGCCCAGCCGTCGGTGGCGACGAAACCGTCCTTGGCATCCAGGCCGACGATGACCTTGCCCGGGAAGGCGCGGCAGGCCTCGCCGACGAACTCAGGCTGCTTGACCGCCTTGGTGCCGATGATGACGTAGCTGACGCCGGCGCGAACGTAATGCTCGATGGTTTCCAGCGAGCGGATGCCGCCACCGATCTGGATCGGCAGGTCCGGGTAGCGACGGGCGATGGCGGTGACCACCTCGCCGTTGACCGGCTTGCCTTCGAAAGCGCCGTTCAGGTCCACCAGGTGCAGGCGGCGGCAACCGCCATCGACCCATTTGGCGGCCATCGCCACCGGATCGTCGGAGAAGACCGTGGCGTCTTCCATCAGGCCCTGGCGCAGACGCACGCAGGCGCCGTCTTTCAAGTCGATCGCGGGAATGATCAGCATCGGTGAACCCTGTTCAAGTCTGTATTCGGTGGGCAGGCGCGCGGAAACTCAACTCTTTTCCAGCGCCCAGACATCGCTCTCGATGCTTTCGAACCGTTCCTTCAGGTACGACTGCACGTCGAGGATGGCCTTGTTGTAGAAGTACGGGGCGAACTCGCGGGCGAAGAAATCGAGCAGTTCCTCGGCTTCGAAGGAGCCCAGCTCCAGTTCGAAGCGGTCCTCCATGAAGCGCTTGATCGCCAGTGCCGCGTCCTGGGTCTGCGCGGCGTCCAGCTGGAGGATCGGCGTCTTGCTCTTCGCCCTGGCCATGGCCTACCAGCGCCCGTCCCAGGCCACGAAGTTCTGCAGCAGTTGCAGGCCGTGGGTATGGCTCTTTTCCGGGTGGAACTGCACGGCGAAACGCGAGCCTTCGGCCAGCGCGGCGGCGAAATCGACGCCGTAGTGCCCGTGCCCCACCACCTGGCGCGGATTGCCGGCCTCGATGTAGTAGCTGTGCACGAAGTAGAAGCGCGCCTGGTCGGGAATCTCGTGCCACAGCGGGTGCTCCACCGCCTGGCTCACCTGGTTCCAGCCCATGTGCGGCACCTTCAGGTGCTCGCCGGCTTCGTGCAGGTCCTTGCCGAAGAAGCGCACCTGGCCGGGGAACAGACCGATGCAGTCGACCCCGTCGTTCTCCTCGCTGCGCTCCAGCAATGCCTGCATGCCGACGCAGATGCCGAGGAACGGGCGGTCCTGGCTGACCTCGCGGACCAGGGCGTCGAAGCCCAGGCGGCGGATCTCGGCCATGCAGTCGCGGATCGCGCCGACCCCGGGGAACACCACCCGGTCGGCCTCGCGGATCACCGCCGCGTCGCTGCTAACCAGCACCCGGCCGGCACCGACGTGCTCGAGGGCCTTGGCCACCGAGTGCAGGTTGCCCATGCCGTAGTCGATCACGGCTACCGTCTGCATCACAGGCACCCTTTGGTCGACGGCATCTGCCCGGCCATCCGCTCGTCCAGCTCGATGGCCATGCGCAACGCGCGGCCGAAGGCCTTGAACACGGTCTCGATCTGGTGGTGGGTGTTGTGCCCGCGCAGGTTGTCGATGTGCAGGGTCACCTGGGCGTGGTTGACGAAGCCCTGGAAGAACTCCATGAACAGGTCGACGTCGAAGCCGCCGACGCTGGCACGGGTAAAGGGTACGTGCATCTGCAGGCCGGGCCGCCCGGAGAAGTCGATGACCACCCGCGACAGCGCCTCATCGAGGGGCACGTAGGCGTGGCCGTAGCGGCGGATGCCCTTCTTGTCGCCGATGGCCTTGGCGAAGGCCTGGCCGAGGGTGATGCCGATGTCCTCGACGGTGTGGTGATCGTCGATATGCAGGTCGCCCTTGCACTCGATGTCCAGGTCGATCAGGCCGTGGCGGGCGATCTGGTCCATCATGTGGTCAAGGAAGGGAACCCCGGTATCGAACCGGGCCTTGCCGGTCCCATCCAGGTCGATGGAGACCTTGATCTGGGTCTCCAGGGTGTCGCGCGCGACGGATGCCTTGCGTTCGGCCATCACCAGCTCCACAGCTAACACTGCACGTAATTATAAGAGGGCCAGCATTATAGGCAGGCCCGGGCTGGCGCTGCCAGCCGCGACCGTCGGCGCGAATCGCCCCACGGGCGGCGGGCCAGGCCTTACACTGCGCTCCTTTCATCCCGCCGCGGAGAGCCGCATGCCCGTGATCGTCGAAACCCTCGCCCAACCCAGCGCCCAGGATCGCCTGGACCTGGCGAAGATCTACGCCGACGCGCCGGACTGGCTGTTCGCCCCGCATGCCGACGGCGCGGCGCTGGTCGCGGCCGGGCTGGCCGCCGGCGAGCTGATCGCCGGGCGCTTCAACGACCGCCTGCTGGGTGCCGCCCTGCTGCGGCGCGGCGACGACGCCTGGCAGCTGTCGCACCTTTGCGTGCGCGGCATCACCCGCGGCCGCGGGGTCGGCCGACGCCTCCTCGACGAGGCCCGGCGCCTGGCTGCCGAAGCCGGCAAGCCGCTGCGCCTGGTCGCCCCGGACGGGCACCTGGAGGCCCGTGCCCTCGCGGCACGCCACGGGCTGCCGCTGGACAGCCTCTGATATGCTCGGTGGCGGTCCCCGCCACGGAGCTTCGCCATGTCCTTTTCCTCCGCCGAACGCGCCGCCCTGCTTGCCCTCAAGGGGGTCGGCCCGACCGTGCTGCAACGCCTGGAGCAGATGGGCCTTGACAGCTTCGTCCGGCTGCGCGACTGCGACGCCGCGAGTATCCTCGCCCAGGGCGCGGCCCTGACCGGCTCCAGTTGCTGGAAGAACAGCCCGCAGGCGCGGGCAGCGATCGTCGCCGTGCTGCAGCGCGCAGCCAGCGACGTATGAACGACGTCGACGTACTGGTAGTCGGCGCCGGCGCCCTCGGCCTGGCCTGCGCCGCGCGCCTGGCCGAAGCCGGCCACGGCGTACTGGTGGCGGAGCGCGAACGGCTGGTCGGTAGCCACACCTCCAGTCGCAATTCCGAAGTGATCCACGCCGGCCTCTACTACCCGTCCGGCTCGCTCAAGGCCGATCTCTGCCTGGAAGGCCGCGAACGCCTGTACGCCTGGTGCGCCCGCCACGGCGTCGGCCACCGGCGCATCGGCAAGCTGCTGGTGGCGGTGGAGGAAAACGAGCGCGAGAGGCTCCAGGCCCTGGCGGCCAACGCACGCGCCTGCGGGGTCGACGACCTGATGCCGCTGGACGGCACCACGCTGCGCGCGCTGGAGCCCCAGGTCCGCGGGGTCGCCGCCCTGCTCTCGCCGAGCACGGGAATCATCGACAGCCACGCCTACCTGCAATCGCTGCAGGCCGTCGCCGAACGCCACGGCGCACAACTGGCGCTGGACACCCGGGTCGACCGCCTGGAGCGCCACGCCGGCGGCTGGCGCGCCGAAGGACAGAGCGTCGGCGAAGCGTTCCGGTTGCGCGCGGGCTGGGTGGTCAATGCCGGCGGCCTGTTCGCCCAGGCGCTGGCGCAACGCACCGAAGGCCTCGATCCGCGCCTGGTGCCGGCGCTGCACCTGTGCCAGGGGCGCTATTTCTCCTACAGCGGCCGCTCGCCGTTCCGCCACCTGGTCTACCCGATGCCCGAGGCGCGCACCACCGGGCTCGGCATCCACGCCACCCTCGACCTCGGCGGCCAGTTGCGCTTCGGTCCCGACGTGAATTACGTGGACAACCTCGACTACCGCGTCGACGAATCCCTCGGCCCCGCCTTCGCCCAGGCCATCTCGCGCTACTTCCCCGGCATCGACCCTCGGCGCCTGGCCGCCGGCTACGCCGGCATCCGGCCCAAGCTCGGCGGGCCGGGGGAACCCGCCGCCGACTTCATCATCCAAACCCCTGCCGAACACGGCCTGCCCGGCCTGGTCAACCTGTTCGGCATCGAGTCGCCCGGCCTCACCGCCAGCCTGGCGCTCGCCGAACGGGTCGCCCGCGCACTCTGAGACGAGGTTTCGCCGCGCGCAGGGTCGGCCTGGCAAAACGGCGTTGTTATACTCGCCCGCACATTCACCGCTGCCAGCACAAAGGATTCGTCCATGAAAGCATTCGGCAAGGTCCTGGGGCTGTTCTTCCTGGGACTCTTACTGCTCGTCGTGGCCCTGGGCTTCGCCCTGACCCACCTGTTCGATCCCAATGACTACAAGGACGAAATCCGCCAGATCGCCCGCGACAAGGCCAACCTGGAGCTGGACCTGAAGGGCGACATCGGCTGGAGCCTGTTCCCCTGGCTGGGCCTGGAGCTGCACGACACCAGCATCGCCAGCGCCGCCACGCCGACCAAGCCGTTCGCCGACCTGCAGATGCTCGGCCTGTCGGTGCGGGTCCTGCCGCTGCTGCGCAAGGACGTGCAGATGAGCGCGATCCGCGTCGAAGGCCTGAGCCTGGACCTGGTCCGCGACAAGCAGGGCAAGGGCAACTGGGAAAACATCGGCAAGCCGGCCCAGCCCCAGGCCCCGTCCGCTCCTTCCGCCACCCCGCCGGCAGCGGACGGCAAGGGCGCCCAGGCGCAGGCACCCGAGCAGGCGCCGCAGAACGACAGCCCGCGCACCCCGATCAAGCTCGACATCGACAGCCTCAACGTCAACAACGCCCGCGTCACCTACACCGACGAAGCCAGCGGCAAGCAGTACAACGTCGAGGGCATCGAGCTGAGTACCGGCGCCATTCGCGAAGGCAGCAGCATTCCGCTGAAGCTCAACGCCTACCTCGGCACCAACCAGCCGGTGGTGCGGGTCAAGACCGAGCTGACCGGCAACCTGCGCTTCGACACCGCGCTCAGACGCTACCAACTGGAAGACGCCAGGCTCTCCGGCGAGGCCTCGGGCGAGCCGCTGCAAGGCAAGACCGCCACCTTCTCCGCCCAGGGCCAGTTGCTGCTCGACCAGTCGGCGCAGATCGCCGAGTGGAACGGCCTGAAGCTGAGCGTCAACCAGTTGCGCGCCCTCGGCGAACTGAAGGCCCGCGAGCTGGACAAGGACGCCAAATTCAGCGGCGGCCTGTCGATCGCGCCGATGAACCTGCGCGAGTTCCTCGCCGGCATCGGTGTGACCCTGCCGGCCATGGCCGACGCCAACACCCTCGGCAAGTTCGAGCTGAACACCCGCCTGGCCGGCAGCCGCAACAGCCTGAATCTCGAAGACCTCAAGCTGGGCCTGGACGACACCGCCTTCAGCGGCCGCTTCGGCATCGCCGATTTCGCCAGGCAATCGCTGCGCGCCCAGCTCAAGGGCGACAAGCTCGACCTCGACCGCTACCTGCCGGCCAAGGCCAAGCAGGCCCAGGATGCCGCCAGCGCCACGCGCAAGGCGGAAGTCGACGCCACCGTGGCCAGTGCCGCCCAGGGCAACACGCCGCTACCGGAAAAACCGACCAGGCAGGCCTGGAGCGACGCGCCGCTGCTGCCCATCGCGACCCTGCGCAAGCTCGACCTGGACGTGGCGCTGAACTTCGGCCGGCTGACCGTCGAGAAGCTGCCGATCGACGACGCCAGCCTGAAGCTGCGCGGCCAGGGCGGCGTGATCAGCCTCGACGACATGCGCGGCGGGCTGTACAACGGCCGCTTCAACGCCAAGGCCAACCTCGATGTACGCCAGGACAGCGCCGTGCTGACCGCCACCAAGCACATCGCCAACGTACCGGTGGAGCGCCTGCTCGAAGCCCAGGGCAAGAAACCGCCGGTGAAGGGGCTGCTCGACCTCGATGCCGACATCCGCACCAGCGGCAACAGCGAGAAATCCTGGATCGACCATCTCAACGGCAACGCACGCTTCAGCCTGATCAACGGCGTGCTGCCCGACGCCAACCTGGAGCAACAGCTCTGCCAGGGCATCGCTACCCTCAACCGCAAGGCCCTTGCCGGTACTCACGGCGGCAAGGACACGCCTTTCCGCGAGCTCAAGGGCAGCCTGAACTTCACCAACGGCGTGGCCAGCAACCCTGACCTGAAAGTGGCCATTCCCGGCCTGGCGGTCAGCGGCCACGGCGATATCGACCTGCGCGTGCTGGGCATGGACTATCGCATCGGCGTGGAGATCCAGGGCGACAAGAGCGACATGCCGGACCCGGCCTGCCAGGTCAACCAGCGCTACGCCGGCATCGAATGGCCGCTGCTCTGCCGCGGCCCGCTGGAACTCGGCGCCAAGGCCTGCCGCCTGGACAAGGAAGGCCTGGGCAAGGTCGCCGCGAAACTGGCCGGCAATCGCCTCAACGAAAAACTCGAAGAGAAGCTCGGCGACAAGGTCAGTCCGGAGCTGAAAGACGCACTCAAAGGGCTGTTCAACCGCAAATGACACCTGAAGGCTTCAACGGCGCGGTCCTCGACTGGTACGACCGTCACGGTCGCAAGGATCTGCCCTGGCAGCAGGGCATCACCCCCTACCGGGTGTGGGTCTCGGAAATCATGCTGCAGCAGACCCAGGTCAGCACCGTGCTCGGTTACTTCGACCGTTTCATGGCAGCGTTGCCCGACGTCGAGGCACTGGCCGCGGCGGCCGAGGACGAAGTCCTGCACCTGTGGACCGGGCTCGGCTACTACAGCCGTGCGCGCAACCTGCACAAGACCGCGCAGATCGTGGTCGAGCGGCATGCAGGGGAGTTCCCCCGCGACGTCGAGCAACTCGCCGAACTGCCCGGCATCGGCCGCTCCACCGCTGGAGCCATCGCCAGCCTGTCGATGGGCCTGCGCGCACCGATCCTCGACGGCAACGTCAAGCGCGTACTGGCGCGCTACCTGGCGCAGGACGGCTATCCTGGCGAACCGAAGGTGGCCAGGGCGCTGTGGGAAGCCGCCGAACGCTTCACCCCGCACGCACGGGTCAACCACTACACCCAGGCGATGATGGACCTCGGCGCCACCCTCTGCACGCGCAGCAAGCCCAGTTGCCTGCTTTGCCCGCTGGTCTCCGGCTGCCGCGCGCACCTGCTCGGCCGCGAAGCCGATTATCCGCAGCCCAAGCCGCGCAAGGCGTTGCCACAGAAGCGCACGCTGATGCCGATCCTGGCCAACCGCGACGGCGCCATACTGCTCTACCGGCGGCCTTCCAGCGGACTCTGGGGCGGGCTCTGGAGCCTCCCCGAACTGGACGACCTCGACGGCCTCGAACCGCTCGCCGCGCGCCATTCCCTGGCCCTCGGCGAGCGCCGCGAACTGAGCGGCCTGACCCATACCTTCAGTCATTTCCAGCTCGCCATCGAGCCCTGGCTGGTGGCGGTGGAAGGCGCTCCGCGCGCCGTGGCCGAGGGCGACTGGCTCTGGTATAACCTCGCCACCCCGCCGCGCCTGGGCCTCGCCGCTCCGGTGAAGAAGCTGCTCAAGCGCGCAGAACAGGAACTCGGACGCGGCACGACCGCGTGAATGCCGGGCCCGCGGGCCCGGCGGCAACTGCAGGAGAACGACCATGAGCCGCACCGTGATGTGCCGCAAGTACCACGAAGAGCTGCCCGGCCTCGACCGCCCGCCGTATCCTGGCGCGAAGGGCGAGGACATCTACAACAACGTGTCGCGCAAGGCCTGGGACGAGTGGCAGAAGCACCAGACCATGCTGATCAACGAGCGTCGCCTGAACATGATGAACGCCGAGGACCGCAAGTTCCTCCAGCAGGAGATGGACAAGTTCCTCTCCGGCGAGGACTACGCCAAGGCCGACGGCTACGTGCCGCCATCCGCCTGACCCCCACCCCGCCCGACGGAGGCCGCCATGACCCCATCCCTCTCTGGCCTGCCTCCGATCCGCACCGCG containing:
- a CDS encoding NAD(P)/FAD-dependent oxidoreductase; amino-acid sequence: MNDVDVLVVGAGALGLACAARLAEAGHGVLVAERERLVGSHTSSRNSEVIHAGLYYPSGSLKADLCLEGRERLYAWCARHGVGHRRIGKLLVAVEENERERLQALAANARACGVDDLMPLDGTTLRALEPQVRGVAALLSPSTGIIDSHAYLQSLQAVAERHGAQLALDTRVDRLERHAGGWRAEGQSVGEAFRLRAGWVVNAGGLFAQALAQRTEGLDPRLVPALHLCQGRYFSYSGRSPFRHLVYPMPEARTTGLGIHATLDLGGQLRFGPDVNYVDNLDYRVDESLGPAFAQAISRYFPGIDPRRLAAGYAGIRPKLGGPGEPAADFIIQTPAEHGLPGLVNLFGIESPGLTASLALAERVARAL
- a CDS encoding acetyl-CoA sensor PanZ family protein; the encoded protein is MPVIVETLAQPSAQDRLDLAKIYADAPDWLFAPHADGAALVAAGLAAGELIAGRFNDRLLGAALLRRGDDAWQLSHLCVRGITRGRGVGRRLLDEARRLAAEAGKPLRLVAPDGHLEARALAARHGLPLDSL
- the hisH gene encoding imidazole glycerol phosphate synthase subunit HisH gives rise to the protein MQTVAVIDYGMGNLHSVAKALEHVGAGRVLVSSDAAVIREADRVVFPGVGAIRDCMAEIRRLGFDALVREVSQDRPFLGICVGMQALLERSEENDGVDCIGLFPGQVRFFGKDLHEAGEHLKVPHMGWNQVSQAVEHPLWHEIPDQARFYFVHSYYIEAGNPRQVVGHGHYGVDFAAALAEGSRFAVQFHPEKSHTHGLQLLQNFVAWDGRW
- a CDS encoding DUF2164 domain-containing protein produces the protein MARAKSKTPILQLDAAQTQDAALAIKRFMEDRFELELGSFEAEELLDFFAREFAPYFYNKAILDVQSYLKERFESIESDVWALEKS
- a CDS encoding oxidative damage protection protein; protein product: MSRTVMCRKYHEELPGLDRPPYPGAKGEDIYNNVSRKAWDEWQKHQTMLINERRLNMMNAEDRKFLQQEMDKFLSGEDYAKADGYVPPSA
- the hisA gene encoding 1-(5-phosphoribosyl)-5-[(5-phosphoribosylamino)methylideneamino]imidazole-4-carboxamide isomerase — translated: MLIIPAIDLKDGACVRLRQGLMEDATVFSDDPVAMAAKWVDGGCRRLHLVDLNGAFEGKPVNGEVVTAIARRYPDLPIQIGGGIRSLETIEHYVRAGVSYVIIGTKAVKQPEFVGEACRAFPGKVIVGLDAKDGFVATDGWAEVSEVQVIDLARRFEADGVSAIVYTDISKDGMMQGCNVEATAALANATRIPVIASGGIHNLGDIQKLLDARTPGIIGAITGRAIYEGTLDVAEAQALCDNFKA
- the mutY gene encoding A/G-specific adenine glycosylase gives rise to the protein MTPEGFNGAVLDWYDRHGRKDLPWQQGITPYRVWVSEIMLQQTQVSTVLGYFDRFMAALPDVEALAAAAEDEVLHLWTGLGYYSRARNLHKTAQIVVERHAGEFPRDVEQLAELPGIGRSTAGAIASLSMGLRAPILDGNVKRVLARYLAQDGYPGEPKVARALWEAAERFTPHARVNHYTQAMMDLGATLCTRSKPSCLLCPLVSGCRAHLLGREADYPQPKPRKALPQKRTLMPILANRDGAILLYRRPSSGLWGGLWSLPELDDLDGLEPLAARHSLALGERRELSGLTHTFSHFQLAIEPWLVAVEGAPRAVAEGDWLWYNLATPPRLGLAAPVKKLLKRAEQELGRGTTA
- the hisF gene encoding imidazole glycerol phosphate synthase subunit HisF — translated: MALAKRIIPCLDVDNGRVVKGVKFENIRDAGDPVEIARRYDEQGADEITFLDITASVDGRDTTLHTVERMASQVFIPLTVGGGVRSVQDIRNLLNAGADKVSINTAAVFNPEFVGEAADRFGSQCIVVAIDAKKVSAPGEAPRWEIFTHGGRKPTGLDAVLWAKKMEDLGAGEILLTSMDQDGVKSGYDLGVTRAISEAVNVPVIASGGVGNLEHLAAGILEGKADAVLAASIFHFGEYTVPEAKAYLASRGIVVR
- a CDS encoding AsmA family protein, with product MKAFGKVLGLFFLGLLLLVVALGFALTHLFDPNDYKDEIRQIARDKANLELDLKGDIGWSLFPWLGLELHDTSIASAATPTKPFADLQMLGLSVRVLPLLRKDVQMSAIRVEGLSLDLVRDKQGKGNWENIGKPAQPQAPSAPSATPPAADGKGAQAQAPEQAPQNDSPRTPIKLDIDSLNVNNARVTYTDEASGKQYNVEGIELSTGAIREGSSIPLKLNAYLGTNQPVVRVKTELTGNLRFDTALRRYQLEDARLSGEASGEPLQGKTATFSAQGQLLLDQSAQIAEWNGLKLSVNQLRALGELKARELDKDAKFSGGLSIAPMNLREFLAGIGVTLPAMADANTLGKFELNTRLAGSRNSLNLEDLKLGLDDTAFSGRFGIADFARQSLRAQLKGDKLDLDRYLPAKAKQAQDAASATRKAEVDATVASAAQGNTPLPEKPTRQAWSDAPLLPIATLRKLDLDVALNFGRLTVEKLPIDDASLKLRGQGGVISLDDMRGGLYNGRFNAKANLDVRQDSAVLTATKHIANVPVERLLEAQGKKPPVKGLLDLDADIRTSGNSEKSWIDHLNGNARFSLINGVLPDANLEQQLCQGIATLNRKALAGTHGGKDTPFRELKGSLNFTNGVASNPDLKVAIPGLAVSGHGDIDLRVLGMDYRIGVEIQGDKSDMPDPACQVNQRYAGIEWPLLCRGPLELGAKACRLDKEGLGKVAAKLAGNRLNEKLEEKLGDKVSPELKDALKGLFNRK
- the hisB gene encoding imidazoleglycerol-phosphate dehydratase HisB: MAERKASVARDTLETQIKVSIDLDGTGKARFDTGVPFLDHMMDQIARHGLIDLDIECKGDLHIDDHHTVEDIGITLGQAFAKAIGDKKGIRRYGHAYVPLDEALSRVVIDFSGRPGLQMHVPFTRASVGGFDVDLFMEFFQGFVNHAQVTLHIDNLRGHNTHHQIETVFKAFGRALRMAIELDERMAGQMPSTKGCL